Proteins from a single region of Macaca fascicularis isolate 582-1 chromosome 17, T2T-MFA8v1.1:
- the LOC102146619 gene encoding eukaryotic initiation factor 4A-I-like has translation MLNRRYLSPKYIKMFVLDKADEMLSRGFKDQIYDIFQKLHSNTQVVLPSATMPSDVLEVTKKFMKDPIRILVKKEELTLEGIRQFYINVEREEGKLDTLRDLYETLTITQAVIFLNTQRKVDWLTEKMHARDFTVSAMHGDTD, from the coding sequence ATGCTTAACCGGAGATACCTGTCTCCCAAATACATCAAGATGTTTGTACTGGACAAAGCTGATGAAATGTTAAGCCGTGGATTCAAGGACCAGATCTATGACATATTCCAAAAGCTTCACAGCAACACCCAGGTAGTTTTGCCGTCAGCTACAATGCCTTCTGATGTGCTTGAGGTGACCAAGAAGTTCATGAAGGACCCCATTCGGATTCTTGTCAAGAAGGAAGAGTTGACCCTGGAGGGTATCCGCCAATTCTACATCAACGTAGAACGAGAAGAGGGGAAGCTGGACACACTGCGTGACTTGTATGAAACCCTGACCATCACCCAGGCAGTCATCTTCCTCAACACCCAAAGGAAGGTGGACTGGCTCACCGAGAAGATGCATGCTCGAGATTTCACTGTCTCGGCCATGCATGGAGATACGGACTGA